Part of the Desulfonatronovibrio magnus genome is shown below.
AATTGAAGTGCTGGAATGCCCTACTCCAAAATGGTCGTATTCACTTTCTTCTATTCTGGGAAAACCGCTGATACCGTCAAGCTTTCTCAGGGTGTGAAACTGTTGCATTCTACCGGTAAGAATTTTGTAGGCATAAGCTTGATGCCCGACATCCCAGATTATTCTGTCCTTATTGAAGTCATAAACATTCATCAAAGCCAGAGTCAGCTCCACCACCCCAAGAGAAGGTGCCAGATGACCTCCATTTTTTGATACAACCCTGATAATTAACCCACGAACCTCTGCTGCAAGCTGCTCCAGCTCTTCAGGGCTGAGTTCCATAATCTTTTGGGGAGAATCTATGGCAGGAAGAATTTTTTGTTCTTTATCAGACATTTTTATTAATATTATTGGTTCGAGATTGCTCTTCAAGTAGCTCCAAAAAAGATAGCCCAAGAATCAAAGCCAGTCCCATTCTGATCCGGCATCAAAAATGATAATCAAAAAAATATGATCACCATAACTGTCATTCCTGAGAAAACCAGACTCTATGATAAAAAATGAACAGGCACTCACAGACCTGATCTGATCTGAAACATACCAAACCAGTCGGCCGAAGCTATGGACTAACGCCTATGTCTCATAAGTGTACTGAACAGCTTCAAAAATATTCTCTCAATACGTATCAACCAAAAAAAGCGGCCGGAATCCGGCCGCTCTGCATATAATCAGCTACCAGGTTTTTTTGGCCTGCACTGCATATGCTTTCTGTTGTTCTTCAAAAGTAGCAAACCCTGCGTGATGGAGCGCGTCTTCCACAGTAGTCGACCAGTCCCAGTTTGAGTAAATTACGGGTTTATGAAAGACAGCACGGAAACGGTTAAGTTCTTGTCTGTAAAAATCTTCCTTGGAAGAACCCAAACTTGAATACAGCTGATCGTGCAGCCTGCCCAGTTCACCTTCATACCAATCCAGGATATCTTTTTCAGATGAATATTTTTTAAGAATATGTTCGTAGTTGTGGTCTTTTAGAATTTCACGAAGGTTGTTGAAATGCTGCTTTTTAATCCATGCCCCAAGTCTGTCTATACTTATGTCTTCCTGTTCGGTCTCAGCAAAATCATACTTGGTCTGGGCATAGGTATCTGGAACAACAGAAGCTGATACAATGCCTGCAATGCAGACCAGCCCTCTGATAATTTTGCTGTTGGATACTCCCTGGCCACAAAATCCGACCTTTTTACCAAACTTCTGTCCAGTAAAAATTGTGCACAGTATAGCCCAGACAACAGCTGGATCTTCTTCATCATAGATATGGCGCATTCTTGAGTTGTCACGATCCGTTCCCAGCACCAGCTGGGTCATATCATTGGAACCAATGGAAAAACCATCAAATTCCCGGATAAATTCCTTGGCAATGATGGCATTGCTGGGAATCTCAGACATCAGGATGATTTTCAGACCATCTTCTCCTGAACGTAGTTTATGGACATTAGCCAGGTATCTTTTCATGCTTCTGGCTTCCTCCAGGGTACGCACAAAAGGCAGCATCAGCTGGAGGTTGCTCCCGCCAAAAGCACCTCTCGCCAGCTTAAAGGCTTCAAGTTCCCAATCATGAATATCTCTGGAAACACCACGATATCCAAGCATGGGGTTATCTTCATAATCTTCGAAAAGCATCCCGCCCAGTAGATTACGGTACTCATTGGATTTATAGTCAGTAGTTCTGTAAATTATTTCACGACCATAAAATGCCATGGCAAAAAGTGCCAGACCCTGAGAAAGGGTTTGGACATATAACTCCTTGCCTGTTCGGTAGCCTTTGGCCAGGATACTTTTAGCGATATTATCCGGCAAGTTGCGTACATCATCCATTTTCTGCTTAAGGCCTACTTTCTGTGCAACATCAGTTCTTAAATATTTAATTTTATCAAAAACCTCGTTAATATATTCATCACCTTTCACCCGCTTGTAGATAGACTCAATGCGGTCTTCGATTTCCCTTCGCGATTGCACAGTTTCAGGGTCATCGCCCACCAGCAGCATAAGATCGTCAGCAAAACCCATTATAATAGCAATATGCTCTCGAAGATTTACTGAGGTTTTAAGAATATCCAACCTTTTAGTTGCCAGATCGATGTGTTCATCAAGTTTATTGTCCAGTTCTCTCAACTGACGATGCAGGGCAAGAACCTCATCTGTGCCTTTTGCACCTGTTTTTTCCGTAAGTTCATTAACCCTGTTTTCAAGGCCGGAAATAGTACCAACATACTTTCTCAGGTTAAAATCAAGAGACACCACTCCAGCAGATAGCTGATCCCTGACAACCTTGGTCAGATCATTTTCAAATTCACGCTCTTTCTTGTCCACCACCTTTTGCAGATAGCCTTTATCATAGGCCTCCAAGGCCTGAGGATGGACACCAATATTGCCCAGCATAAATTCCGCCCTGAGCAGGCCAACCTCAAAATCAGATGTCTGTCTGAGTCTGGAAAGGAACAGTGCCTGCCCGACATCAGCAAGTATAAGACCAACCTTGGTTTTGGTGGGAGGCAGCTTACTGACATCCATCTCACCGCCGACTTCCACAAGAGGAATAAGTCCACGATAAACAGTGCCCCGCGAACCATCTACGGTTACTTCCTGACCGTCCAAGGCTCTTAAAGCCTCTAACCTTTTTATTCCAATTACAGCAGGAATGCCTAGTTCTCTTGAAGTAATGGCGGCATGACTTGTGTCTCCACCAGCATCAGCCAGAATGGCGGAAGCTATGCGCATTCCAGGAACCATATCAGGATCGGTCCTGTCCGCAGCAAGAACATCACCCTTATTGATGCGGTTAAGCTCCAGAGCAGAGCGGAGAAATTTTATGGTACCTTGACCTGCTCCACGGGAAGCTCCATTACCTTCAAGTAATACTTCAGCTTTGTGCAGAGCAGTTTCATCCACCTCCATTCTGCGCATGAAGATGGTGCTGGGAAACTTTTCAAACTCTTCATTCCATCTTGTTTCCGGCCTGGCCTGGACAAACCAGAGTCTGTCCCATTGATCAATGCAGAACTCTGTATCCATGATCATGCCATTATAGGCCTTGCTGATGGCCCTTACACCCTTGGCTA
Proteins encoded:
- a CDS encoding PEP/pyruvate-binding domain-containing protein; this translates as MAKSTKQQDEKKASAQKAKQTGKQDQAIEQIKAQLVLNAREIMDIGVESELLVGGKNYNTAIMNTIENIRAPQFRAISAIAFHKLLDETKVNAAMLRGAVDKEYDSIDWGEASINSDPEFLRKFVRKLAMKIKRSVKPEGTSIKLRTFINNVVEGFAVSPEGIDQLRKRSVLVQVAILSVDLPQEVEDAVRLSYQFICKEAGQENVPVAVRSSAAGEDSRKKAFAGLQDTYLNIVGENSVVEAYHWDCASAYNLRSMTYRREAILDAVAKAERTGDDAIAAKAKEEWSIENTSLSVCIMRMINPVISGTAFSADTSTGCQGTDRKDLVSIDASYGLGEAVVSGMVTPDKFFVYQRDDGEEIVIRNMGFKDCKIIYDETGAGTKEEEVPEDQIYRWSLSLAQAEMVAKGVRAISKAYNGMIMDTEFCIDQWDRLWFVQARPETRWNEEFEKFPSTIFMRRMEVDETALHKAEVLLEGNGASRGAGQGTIKFLRSALELNRINKGDVLAADRTDPDMVPGMRIASAILADAGGDTSHAAITSRELGIPAVIGIKRLEALRALDGQEVTVDGSRGTVYRGLIPLVEVGGEMDVSKLPPTKTKVGLILADVGQALFLSRLRQTSDFEVGLLRAEFMLGNIGVHPQALEAYDKGYLQKVVDKKEREFENDLTKVVRDQLSAGVVSLDFNLRKYVGTISGLENRVNELTEKTGAKGTDEVLALHRQLRELDNKLDEHIDLATKRLDILKTSVNLREHIAIIMGFADDLMLLVGDDPETVQSRREIEDRIESIYKRVKGDEYINEVFDKIKYLRTDVAQKVGLKQKMDDVRNLPDNIAKSILAKGYRTGKELYVQTLSQGLALFAMAFYGREIIYRTTDYKSNEYRNLLGGMLFEDYEDNPMLGYRGVSRDIHDWELEAFKLARGAFGGSNLQLMLPFVRTLEEARSMKRYLANVHKLRSGEDGLKIILMSEIPSNAIIAKEFIREFDGFSIGSNDMTQLVLGTDRDNSRMRHIYDEEDPAVVWAILCTIFTGQKFGKKVGFCGQGVSNSKIIRGLVCIAGIVSASVVPDTYAQTKYDFAETEQEDISIDRLGAWIKKQHFNNLREILKDHNYEHILKKYSSEKDILDWYEGELGRLHDQLYSSLGSSKEDFYRQELNRFRAVFHKPVIYSNWDWSTTVEDALHHAGFATFEEQQKAYAVQAKKTW